The Acidobacteriota bacterium genome has a segment encoding these proteins:
- a CDS encoding TonB-dependent receptor produces MKKLSVLVLIVCLATVGAAFAQLTPEGRINGKVVDTQGNPLPGVNIEAVSPKLVGKAVAVTDGAGVYRLMALPSGTYEVTYSLQGFKTLIRKGILLELSQTLAVNVTLEEATIEEQVTVVGQSPLIDVKSTVKGQVMTKETYLALPRGRSFDSLINTIPGVQNESIAGGISVDGASGAENVFYVDGADVTNFHLGTEGQNVVLELLDEVKVTASGYNAEFGGSMGGVVNVITRTGGNEFHGDAIMFYENNSRLMRGYARDYLRQNPLDDYDYQYVNNDTLYFDSAKKRDNYDRYEGILSLGGYIIKDKLWFFGSINGTTNRTLAMRDFELGAGPYSQYKTKNDGLNGSIKLTAAPITGLRLSASFVNNFTRYRGALPSLVGNDDSSYEWSQEGMDYPNWTGTLTADYSLGNNLLLSYRGGWHMQNENNQQLLPPDSSTYYFAYSNSRYDDDPFYVANPQLIEASGYSTNWNYFETKKYRQDKVSNNLDATLYTNWQGEHSIKAGFGYYYLHEDVYDASTHPRVWLYWGRTYTGLGFPVGAGADPSSDYYGQYGYYYVRGSYTSPYGGVWNIHANNFSAYLQDSWTIGGKLTLNFGVRAESQYIPAMTTDTSYVSYNAKPVKFDFGQMLAPRFGAVYDVFGDSSLKIFGSFGIYYDVMKLYMAELTFGGWKRKQDYYSLETPDWRLIAASGDLADAASQGAGGTYAGTVDFLPPSFDRVDPDLKPTAQREISLGAEKKLVENLSLSVRLVQKHLIRTIEDVGVYVMNGDTLEQQFYVTNPGFGVSRPISEGGLFSDDYWRCPKATREYYGVNVSLEKRFSNNWQGGFNYTWSRLTGSYTGLASADEDGRIGPNVEQDYDRWFMGYDALGNQLDGVLPQDRTHYFKAYGSYLFPFGLTVGVVAYGRSGLPLTTKLYYDGKYFYPNGRGDLGRLPFTFWADLFMEYSLKLGDRYKAAINLQVDNVTNTKTVQSRVTDYNLDGFSGYDTEILNGEFATHYPEYTAADDTVHPAFNQWSSRFGAWSARLGLKFSF; encoded by the coding sequence ATGAAGAAGTTGAGTGTTCTTGTCCTCATCGTCTGCCTGGCGACCGTCGGCGCGGCGTTCGCCCAGTTGACGCCCGAAGGCCGGATCAACGGCAAGGTCGTCGACACCCAGGGCAACCCCCTGCCCGGCGTCAACATCGAGGCCGTCAGTCCCAAGCTCGTCGGCAAGGCCGTGGCCGTGACCGACGGCGCGGGCGTTTACCGCCTGATGGCCCTGCCTTCGGGGACCTACGAGGTCACCTACTCGCTGCAGGGCTTCAAGACGCTCATCCGCAAGGGCATCCTGCTCGAGCTGTCCCAGACCCTGGCCGTCAACGTGACGCTCGAAGAGGCGACCATCGAGGAGCAGGTCACGGTCGTCGGCCAGAGCCCGCTCATCGACGTCAAGAGCACGGTCAAGGGCCAGGTCATGACCAAGGAGACCTACCTGGCGCTGCCGCGCGGCAGGTCCTTCGATTCGCTCATCAACACCATCCCCGGCGTCCAGAACGAGAGCATCGCCGGCGGCATCTCGGTCGACGGCGCTTCGGGCGCCGAGAACGTCTTCTACGTCGACGGCGCCGACGTGACCAACTTCCACCTCGGCACCGAGGGCCAGAACGTCGTCCTCGAGCTCCTGGACGAGGTCAAGGTCACGGCCTCGGGCTACAACGCCGAGTTCGGCGGCTCGATGGGCGGCGTCGTCAATGTCATAACCCGCACCGGCGGCAACGAGTTCCACGGCGACGCCATCATGTTCTACGAGAACAACTCGCGGCTGATGCGCGGATATGCCCGGGACTACCTCCGTCAGAACCCGCTCGACGACTACGACTACCAGTACGTCAACAATGATACCCTCTATTTCGACAGCGCCAAAAAGCGGGACAACTACGACCGCTACGAGGGCATCCTCAGCCTGGGCGGCTACATCATCAAGGATAAGCTCTGGTTCTTCGGGTCCATCAACGGGACGACCAACCGGACCCTGGCCATGCGCGATTTCGAGCTCGGGGCCGGGCCGTACTCCCAATACAAGACCAAGAACGACGGCCTGAACGGCTCCATCAAGCTGACGGCCGCGCCCATCACCGGGCTGCGCCTGTCGGCCAGCTTCGTCAACAACTTCACCCGCTACCGGGGCGCGCTGCCCAGCCTCGTCGGCAACGACGACAGCAGCTACGAATGGTCCCAGGAGGGCATGGACTATCCCAACTGGACCGGCACCCTGACGGCCGACTATTCCCTCGGCAACAACCTGCTCCTGAGCTACCGCGGCGGCTGGCACATGCAGAACGAGAACAACCAGCAGCTGCTGCCGCCGGACAGCTCGACCTATTATTTCGCCTATTCCAACTCCCGCTACGACGACGACCCGTTCTACGTCGCCAATCCGCAGCTGATCGAGGCCTCCGGGTATTCGACGAACTGGAACTACTTCGAGACCAAGAAGTACCGGCAGGACAAGGTCAGCAACAACCTGGATGCGACGCTGTACACGAACTGGCAGGGCGAGCATTCGATCAAGGCGGGCTTCGGCTATTATTACCTGCACGAAGACGTCTATGACGCCTCGACCCATCCCCGGGTCTGGCTGTATTGGGGCCGGACCTATACCGGCCTGGGCTTCCCCGTCGGCGCCGGCGCCGACCCGTCGAGCGACTACTACGGCCAGTACGGCTACTACTATGTCCGCGGCTCGTACACCTCGCCCTACGGCGGCGTCTGGAACATCCACGCCAACAACTTCTCGGCTTACCTCCAGGACTCCTGGACGATCGGCGGCAAGCTCACCCTGAACTTCGGCGTCCGGGCCGAGAGCCAGTACATCCCGGCCATGACCACCGATACGTCCTACGTGTCCTACAACGCCAAGCCGGTCAAGTTCGACTTCGGCCAGATGCTGGCTCCCCGCTTCGGCGCCGTCTATGACGTCTTCGGCGACTCCAGCCTGAAGATCTTCGGCAGCTTCGGCATCTACTACGACGTCATGAAGCTCTACATGGCCGAGCTGACCTTCGGCGGCTGGAAACGGAAACAGGATTATTACTCCCTCGAGACCCCCGACTGGCGCCTGATCGCGGCCAGCGGCGACCTCGCCGACGCCGCCAGCCAGGGCGCCGGCGGCACTTACGCCGGCACCGTCGACTTCCTCCCGCCGTCCTTCGACCGGGTCGACCCCGACCTCAAGCCGACGGCCCAGCGGGAGATCTCCCTGGGCGCCGAAAAGAAGCTGGTCGAGAACCTGTCCCTGTCCGTCCGCCTGGTCCAGAAGCATCTCATCCGGACCATCGAGGACGTCGGCGTTTACGTCATGAACGGGGACACCCTCGAGCAGCAGTTCTACGTCACCAACCCCGGCTTCGGCGTTTCCCGGCCGATCTCCGAGGGCGGCTTGTTCTCCGACGACTACTGGCGCTGCCCCAAGGCCACGCGCGAGTATTACGGCGTCAACGTCTCCCTGGAAAAACGGTTCAGCAACAACTGGCAGGGCGGTTTCAACTACACCTGGAGCCGCCTGACCGGCAGCTACACCGGCCTGGCCAGCGCCGACGAGGACGGCCGCATCGGCCCGAACGTCGAGCAGGACTACGACCGCTGGTTCATGGGCTACGACGCCCTCGGCAACCAGCTCGACGGCGTCCTGCCGCAGGACCGGACCCACTACTTCAAGGCCTACGGCTCCTACCTCTTCCCGTTCGGCCTGACCGTCGGCGTCGTCGCCTACGGCCGCAGCGGCCTGCCGCTGACGACCAAGCTTTACTACGACGGCAAGTACTTCTATCCCAACGGCCGCGGCGACCTCGGACGGCTGCCGTTCACGTTCTGGGCCGACCTGTTCATGGAGTACAGCCTCAAGCTCGGCGACCGCTACAAGGCGGCCATCAACCTCCAGGTCGACAACGTGACCAACACCAAGACCGTCCAAAGCCGGGTCACGGACTACAACCTGGACGGTTTCTCCGGCTACGACACCGAGATCCTGAACGGCGAGTTCGCCACGCACTACCCCGAGTACACCGCGGCGGACGACACCGTTCATCCCGCGTTCAACCAGTGGTCTTCGCGTTTCGGCGCCTGGTCGGCGCGGCTCGGGCTCAAGTTCTCGTTCTGA
- a CDS encoding phosphate ABC transporter ATP-binding protein, translating to MNGETPISIRNLSVFYGDLQVLKNVSLDIPARKITVIIGPSGCGKTTLLKSLNRLLDTAEGARVRGQVLVDGEDIYAPRTEVTRIRKKMGLLSQKPQVLPMSIADNVAYGPRLHGLRARKELDRRVEHYLRVAGLWDEVRDRLREPASALSVGQQQRLCLARGLAVEPEIILGDEPTSALDPQSSQNVERRLLELKRDYTVVVVTHILRQARRIADHLAFLYLGELVEQGPAAEVFADPRDPRTRAYLTGEIS from the coding sequence ATGAACGGCGAGACCCCCATCAGCATCCGGAACCTGAGCGTCTTCTACGGCGACCTGCAGGTCCTCAAGAACGTGAGCCTAGACATCCCGGCCCGGAAGATCACGGTCATCATCGGGCCGTCGGGCTGCGGCAAGACGACGCTGCTCAAGTCGCTCAACCGGCTCCTGGACACGGCCGAAGGGGCCCGCGTTCGCGGCCAGGTCCTCGTCGACGGCGAGGACATCTACGCGCCCCGGACCGAGGTCACGCGGATCCGCAAGAAGATGGGCCTGCTCTCTCAGAAGCCCCAGGTCCTGCCGATGTCGATCGCCGACAACGTCGCCTACGGGCCCCGCCTCCACGGCCTGCGGGCCCGGAAGGAGCTCGACCGGCGGGTCGAGCATTACCTCCGGGTCGCCGGGCTGTGGGACGAGGTCCGCGACCGGCTGCGCGAGCCCGCCTCGGCGCTCTCGGTCGGGCAGCAGCAGCGGCTCTGCCTGGCCCGCGGCCTGGCCGTCGAGCCCGAGATCATCCTCGGCGACGAGCCGACCTCGGCCCTCGACCCGCAGTCGAGCCAGAACGTCGAGCGGCGGCTGCTCGAGCTCAAGCGCGACTACACGGTCGTCGTCGTCACCCACATCCTCCGCCAGGCCCGCCGCATCGCCGACCATCTCGCCTTCCTCTATCTGGGCGAGCTGGTCGAGCAGGGCCCCGCGGCCGAGGTCTTCGCCGACCCGCGCGACCCGCGGACGCGGGCCTACCTCACCGGCGAGATCAGCTGA
- the pstA gene encoding phosphate ABC transporter permease PstA, protein MKPLPDGGLGRRKRTDRAFRVLASVSAAAVLLSLVLILTVILWKSVPALSLSMLTRTPKGGFYLGKEGGILNAIVGSLELAIGATVLAFFLSLPLALYLNVYKARTSKTAVWTRFFLDVLWGVPSIVYGAFGFLLMLALGLRASLLAGLLTVALLEFPIMSRAIDEVMRLVPRELKEASASLGATRFETAVKVLVRQAAPGILTGVLLAFGRGIGDAASVLFTAGFTDRVPGGLLDPAATLPLAIFFQLGTPFPEVRERAYASAAVLTLIILLISLAGRALGRKVTRHVVK, encoded by the coding sequence GTGAAGCCGCTCCCGGACGGCGGACTCGGCCGGCGCAAGCGGACCGACCGCGCTTTCCGCGTCCTGGCCTCGGTCTCGGCCGCGGCCGTCCTCCTGTCGCTCGTTCTCATCCTGACCGTCATCCTCTGGAAATCGGTGCCGGCCCTGAGCCTGTCCATGCTGACCCGGACGCCCAAGGGCGGCTTCTACCTCGGCAAGGAGGGCGGCATCCTGAACGCCATCGTCGGCTCGCTAGAGCTGGCCATCGGCGCGACCGTCCTCGCCTTCTTCCTGAGCCTGCCGCTCGCCCTTTACCTCAACGTCTACAAGGCCCGGACGTCGAAGACGGCGGTTTGGACGCGCTTCTTCCTCGACGTCCTCTGGGGCGTGCCCTCCATCGTCTACGGCGCCTTCGGCTTCCTCCTCATGCTGGCCCTGGGGCTGCGGGCCTCGCTCCTGGCCGGCCTCCTGACCGTCGCCCTGCTCGAGTTCCCGATCATGAGCCGGGCCATCGACGAGGTCATGCGCCTGGTCCCGCGCGAGCTCAAGGAGGCCTCGGCCTCGCTCGGCGCGACCCGCTTCGAGACGGCGGTCAAGGTCCTGGTCCGCCAGGCGGCCCCGGGCATCCTGACCGGCGTCCTACTGGCCTTCGGCCGGGGCATCGGCGACGCCGCGTCGGTCCTGTTCACGGCCGGGTTCACCGACCGCGTCCCCGGCGGCCTCCTGGACCCTGCGGCCACCCTGCCGCTGGCCATTTTCTTCCAGCTCGGGACCCCGTTCCCCGAGGTCCGCGAGCGGGCCTACGCCTCGGCCGCGGTCCTGACCCTGATCATCCTTCTCATCAGCCTGGCCGGCCGGGCGCTGGGCCGAAAGGTGACCCGTCATGTCGTCAAGTGA
- the pstC gene encoding phosphate ABC transporter permease subunit PstC, producing MRLVKDALARRGMGIVTTLPGLLVLLIVIGLFLKSRAILAVEPLSRLLFSPVWRPLKGEFGLLPFIAGTVWVTVTALALAVPVSILAAIYLSEYAPRWVREAAKPVIDLLAGLPSVVYGVWGVIVVVPFVGDVLAPAFGVVSSGFSILAGGIVLAIMTFPTIIHVTLEVFSTVPRALRDASLSLGATQWETIRHVVLRKGAQGILAASVLGFSRAFGETMAVLMVVGNVPAVPRSLFDPGYPLPALIANNYGEMMSVPRYDAALMLASLVLMLIVLSFNVLARAILVRVERRAR from the coding sequence ATGAGGCTGGTCAAGGACGCGCTGGCCCGCCGGGGCATGGGGATCGTCACCACCCTGCCCGGCCTTCTCGTCCTGCTCATCGTCATCGGGCTGTTCCTCAAGTCCAGGGCCATCCTGGCCGTCGAGCCCCTGTCCCGCCTGCTCTTCTCCCCGGTCTGGCGCCCCCTCAAGGGCGAGTTCGGGCTGCTGCCGTTCATCGCCGGGACGGTCTGGGTGACCGTGACCGCGCTCGCCCTGGCCGTGCCGGTCTCGATCCTGGCCGCCATCTATCTTTCCGAGTACGCCCCGCGCTGGGTCCGCGAGGCCGCCAAGCCGGTCATCGACCTCCTGGCCGGCCTGCCCTCCGTCGTCTACGGCGTCTGGGGCGTCATCGTCGTCGTGCCCTTCGTCGGCGACGTGCTGGCCCCGGCCTTCGGCGTCGTCTCCTCCGGCTTCAGCATCCTGGCCGGCGGCATCGTCCTGGCCATCATGACCTTCCCGACGATCATCCATGTGACCCTCGAGGTCTTCTCGACCGTCCCCCGGGCGCTCCGCGACGCCTCCCTGTCGCTGGGCGCGACGCAGTGGGAGACGATCAGGCACGTCGTCCTGCGCAAGGGGGCCCAGGGCATCCTGGCCGCGTCCGTCCTCGGCTTCTCCCGGGCCTTCGGCGAGACCATGGCCGTGCTCATGGTCGTCGGCAACGTGCCGGCCGTGCCCCGCTCGCTCTTCGACCCGGGCTACCCGCTGCCGGCCCTGATCGCCAACAACTACGGCGAGATGATGTCCGTGCCCCGCTACGACGCGGCCCTGATGCTGGCCTCGCTCGTCCTCATGCTGATCGTCCTGTCCTTCAACGTCCTGGCCCGGGCGATCCTGGTCCGGGTCGAGCGGAGGGCCAGGTGA
- a CDS encoding substrate-binding domain-containing protein: MTKRTGSAAAFAAALSVILVLALVLPACRNANGAFPPAASAAARPAGESLSLSGAWALYPLAVRWQEEFQKSHPGTAIDVQAGGAGKGIADVLAGAADIGMVSREIHEAETAKGAVALAVAKDAVVATISRKNPFLDEILRRGLRKEDFTAIWIRKTAATWEGLLGRPGQTPIHVYTRSDACGAAETWAAYLGGHQEDLGGVGVYGDPGLAEAVRRDPLGIGFNNVNFAYDAKSLKPVAGLEIAPIDIDGNGLVDPAERVYAGRDDLTRAIAAGAYPSPPARDLYFVIKGRPDRPLLAEFLAWVLTEGQKYVPEMGYIGVGPDKIASGLAVVRAAEKR, from the coding sequence ATGACCAAACGTACCGGCTCAGCGGCCGCCTTCGCCGCCGCCCTCTCCGTCATCCTTGTCCTGGCCCTCGTTCTCCCGGCCTGCAGAAACGCGAACGGGGCCTTCCCTCCGGCCGCCTCCGCGGCGGCGCGGCCCGCGGGCGAAAGCCTGTCGCTTTCGGGCGCCTGGGCCCTCTATCCGCTGGCCGTCCGCTGGCAGGAGGAGTTCCAGAAGAGCCATCCCGGAACGGCCATCGACGTCCAGGCCGGCGGCGCGGGCAAGGGCATCGCCGACGTCCTCGCGGGCGCGGCCGACATCGGCATGGTTTCCCGCGAGATCCATGAGGCCGAGACCGCGAAGGGCGCGGTGGCCCTGGCCGTGGCCAAGGACGCGGTCGTGGCCACGATCAGCAGGAAGAACCCGTTCCTGGACGAGATCCTCCGCCGCGGCCTCAGGAAGGAGGACTTCACTGCGATCTGGATCCGGAAGACGGCCGCGACCTGGGAGGGGCTCCTCGGCCGGCCCGGCCAGACCCCGATCCACGTCTACACCCGCTCGGACGCCTGCGGCGCCGCGGAAACCTGGGCCGCCTACCTCGGCGGGCACCAGGAGGACCTCGGCGGCGTCGGCGTCTACGGCGATCCCGGCCTGGCCGAGGCCGTCCGCCGCGACCCGCTGGGCATCGGCTTCAACAACGTCAACTTCGCCTACGACGCCAAGAGCCTGAAGCCCGTGGCCGGGCTCGAGATCGCCCCGATCGACATCGACGGCAACGGCCTCGTCGACCCGGCCGAGCGGGTCTACGCCGGCCGCGACGACCTGACCCGGGCCATCGCAGCTGGCGCCTACCCCTCGCCGCCGGCCCGCGACCTCTACTTCGTCATCAAGGGCCGGCCCGACCGGCCGCTCCTGGCGGAGTTCCTGGCCTGGGTCCTGACCGAGGGCCAGAAGTACGTCCCCGAGATGGGCTACATCGGCGTCGGGCCGGACAAGATCGCTTCGGGCCTGGCCGTCGTCCGCGCCGCGGAAAAGCGATGA
- a CDS encoding porin, translated as MSLRSPRAAAAAAALALALTVLPAATAAAEEKDKKDSPVLTALKNLKLGGYAQFYGASWDPGTDTFSLRRARLSLGGTIVKNLSFKLSADLVKSPALLDAQIDYAPLKWAGLRFGQFLVPFSLDNVTSVADIEMVNRPAVVEALAPGRDIGSSGRDAGLAAFGSWKIAEYSFGLFNGSVINKADSDGRKDFSGRLVLKPLESLAIGGSVYRGRRAPAEGAPLAGRNKEGLEALFRLDRVMVKGEYIHARDGLVSRAGWYALAGVFALPGKLQALVRYDALDLDRAVPDNGKHIVTFGVSWYIAGRTKLQLNYEIHGLEAAGREKSGLLAQFQAAF; from the coding sequence ATGAGCCTAAGATCTCCGAGGGCCGCGGCCGCGGCGGCCGCCCTGGCCCTGGCCTTGACCGTTCTGCCGGCCGCAACGGCCGCGGCCGAAGAAAAGGACAAGAAGGACTCGCCCGTCCTCACGGCCCTCAAGAACCTCAAGCTCGGCGGCTACGCCCAGTTCTACGGCGCCTCCTGGGACCCCGGCACGGACACCTTCTCGCTCCGCCGGGCCCGCCTGTCGCTCGGCGGGACGATCGTCAAGAACCTCAGCTTCAAGCTCTCCGCCGACCTGGTCAAGTCGCCCGCGCTGCTCGACGCCCAGATCGATTACGCCCCGCTCAAGTGGGCCGGCCTGCGCTTCGGGCAGTTCCTGGTCCCCTTCAGCCTGGACAACGTGACCTCGGTGGCGGACATCGAAATGGTCAACCGTCCGGCCGTGGTCGAGGCCCTGGCGCCGGGCCGCGACATCGGATCGTCGGGCCGCGACGCCGGCCTGGCCGCCTTCGGCAGCTGGAAGATCGCCGAGTACTCGTTCGGTCTCTTCAACGGCTCCGTCATCAACAAGGCGGACTCTGACGGCCGCAAGGACTTCAGCGGCCGGCTCGTGCTCAAGCCCCTGGAGTCCCTGGCGATCGGGGGCTCCGTCTATCGGGGCCGGCGGGCCCCGGCGGAAGGGGCGCCGCTGGCCGGCCGGAACAAGGAAGGCCTGGAAGCCCTTTTCCGCCTCGACCGCGTGATGGTCAAGGGCGAATACATCCACGCCAGGGACGGGCTCGTTTCCAGGGCCGGCTGGTACGCCCTGGCGGGCGTGTTCGCCCTGCCGGGCAAGCTCCAGGCGCTCGTCCGCTACGATGCGCTCGATCTCGACCGGGCCGTCCCGGACAACGGGAAGCACATCGTCACCTTCGGCGTCAGCTGGTACATCGCCGGCCGGACCAAGCTGCAGCTGAACTACGAGATCCACGGGCTCGAGGCCGCGGGCCGCGAGAAGTCCGGCCTGCTGGCCCAGTTCCAGGCGGCCTTCTAG
- a CDS encoding Rrf2 family transcriptional regulator, protein MRLSTKGEYASRAMLELARRYAGGPVHSREIAKAQEIPQRFLEQILLLLKRAGYLRSRKGQHGGYVLAKPPAQINVAEVIRVMDGPLAPIDCVSVMAHETCPMEATCGLRWLWKEVRDAVAEILEATTFDDLVRRSRPGAGGRPGTGPAKKAGGAAKRPARPHGGRR, encoded by the coding sequence ATGAGGCTCTCGACCAAGGGCGAATACGCCAGCCGGGCCATGCTTGAGCTCGCCCGGCGCTACGCCGGCGGGCCGGTCCACAGCCGTGAGATCGCCAAGGCCCAGGAGATCCCGCAGCGGTTCCTGGAGCAGATCCTCCTGCTTCTCAAGAGGGCGGGGTATCTCAGGAGCCGCAAGGGCCAGCACGGCGGCTACGTGCTGGCCAAGCCCCCGGCCCAGATCAATGTGGCCGAGGTCATCCGGGTCATGGACGGCCCCCTGGCGCCCATCGACTGCGTCAGCGTCATGGCCCACGAGACCTGCCCGATGGAGGCGACGTGCGGCCTGCGCTGGCTCTGGAAGGAGGTCCGCGACGCCGTGGCCGAGATCCTCGAGGCGACGACGTTCGACGACCTCGTCCGGAGAAGCCGGCCCGGCGCCGGCGGCCGTCCGGGAACCGGCCCGGCGAAGAAGGCGGGCGGAGCGGCGAAGAGGCCGGCGCGCCCGCATGGAGGGAGACGATGA
- the eno gene encoding phosphopyruvate hydratase, translating into MSALIKKVHAREILDSRGNPTVEVEVTLADGSWGRAGVPSGASTGVYEALELRDGDKSRYQGKGVLKAVGNVNDLIAPRVAGLDALDQAAVDQAMIALDGTESKTKLGANAVLGVSMASARAVAASTKAPLYRHLGGPKAHLLPVPMFNILNGGVHANWQSTDLQEFMIAPVGAPNFREALRWGAETYQALKSVLKAAGYSTGVGDEGGFAPAFKKNSDAIENIIKAIEKAGYKPGADIGIVLDCAASSIYEDGVYNLRTEGKKVGPAEMVRMYEDWIGRYPVISIEDGLAEDDWQGWALLNRTLGGRVQLVGDDLFVTNVKRLARGIAEKAANSVLIKLNQIGTLTETVAAIEMARQAGWTAMISHRSGETVDSFISDLSVAMGTGQIKTGAPCRGERVEKYNQLMRIEEELGSKAVFSGRSTLKR; encoded by the coding sequence ATGTCCGCTCTGATCAAGAAAGTCCATGCCCGCGAGATCCTGGATTCCCGCGGCAATCCGACCGTCGAGGTCGAAGTCACGCTGGCCGACGGCTCCTGGGGCCGGGCCGGCGTTCCGTCGGGCGCATCGACGGGCGTTTACGAGGCCCTGGAGCTCCGCGACGGCGACAAGTCGCGCTACCAGGGGAAGGGCGTGCTCAAGGCCGTCGGGAACGTCAACGACCTGATCGCCCCGCGCGTCGCCGGCCTGGACGCCCTCGATCAGGCCGCCGTCGATCAGGCCATGATCGCCCTCGACGGCACCGAGTCCAAGACCAAGCTCGGGGCCAACGCCGTCCTCGGCGTCAGCATGGCCTCGGCCCGGGCCGTGGCCGCCTCGACGAAGGCCCCGCTCTACCGGCACCTCGGCGGCCCGAAAGCCCATCTCCTGCCCGTGCCGATGTTCAACATCCTCAACGGCGGCGTCCACGCCAACTGGCAGAGCACCGACCTCCAGGAGTTCATGATCGCGCCGGTCGGGGCCCCGAATTTCCGCGAAGCCCTGCGCTGGGGCGCGGAGACCTACCAGGCCCTCAAGAGCGTCCTCAAGGCCGCCGGCTACTCGACCGGGGTCGGGGACGAAGGCGGGTTCGCCCCGGCGTTCAAGAAGAACTCGGACGCCATCGAGAACATCATCAAGGCCATCGAAAAGGCCGGCTACAAGCCCGGCGCCGACATCGGCATCGTCCTCGACTGCGCCGCGAGCAGCATCTACGAGGACGGCGTCTACAACCTCCGGACCGAAGGCAAGAAGGTCGGGCCGGCGGAGATGGTCCGGATGTACGAGGACTGGATCGGCCGCTACCCGGTCATCTCCATCGAGGACGGCCTGGCCGAGGACGATTGGCAGGGCTGGGCCCTGCTCAACCGGACGCTCGGCGGACGCGTCCAGCTGGTCGGCGACGACCTCTTCGTGACCAACGTCAAGCGGCTGGCCCGCGGCATCGCGGAGAAGGCGGCCAACTCCGTCCTCATCAAGCTGAATCAGATCGGGACGCTGACCGAGACGGTCGCGGCCATCGAGATGGCCCGCCAGGCCGGCTGGACGGCCATGATCTCCCACCGCAGCGGCGAGACGGTCGACAGCTTCATCTCCGACCTGAGCGTGGCCATGGGCACGGGCCAGATCAAGACCGGAGCGCCCTGCCGGGGCGAGCGGGTGGAGAAGTACAACCAGCTCATGCGCATCGAAGAGGAGCTGGGGTCGAAGGCCGTCTTCTCCGGCCGGTCGACGCTTAAAAGATAG
- a CDS encoding MgtC/SapB family protein, producing MEILRVLLKLVLAVALGGLIGLEREASQKPAGFRTNILVCLAATMMMTLATLIAGKNASGADTLVRMAAGVITGIGFLGAGTIFQARGTIAGLTTASTLWVVAGLGLVIGAGYYVPAVIFTALTIVTLIVFGRIEESYLRKAQFHYHLKAKARPYILSSLRKLALHHGVRLERLTMKQEGSSYLLAFSFAASEEKEQDFNQGLLELADIEELKID from the coding sequence ATGGAGATCCTGCGGGTCCTGCTCAAGCTCGTCCTGGCCGTCGCCCTGGGCGGGCTCATCGGCCTCGAGCGCGAGGCCAGCCAGAAGCCGGCCGGCTTCCGGACGAATATCCTCGTCTGCCTGGCCGCGACGATGATGATGACCCTGGCCACGCTCATCGCCGGGAAGAACGCATCCGGCGCGGACACGCTCGTCCGCATGGCCGCCGGCGTCATCACCGGCATCGGCTTCCTCGGCGCCGGCACGATCTTCCAGGCCCGGGGCACGATCGCCGGCCTGACGACCGCCTCGACGCTCTGGGTCGTGGCCGGCCTGGGTCTGGTCATCGGCGCCGGCTACTACGTCCCGGCCGTCATCTTCACCGCGCTGACCATCGTGACCCTCATCGTGTTCGGCCGGATCGAAGAATCCTATCTGCGCAAAGCGCAATTCCACTACCATCTAAAGGCCAAGGCCCGTCCCTACATCCTTTCCAGCCTGCGCAAGCTGGCCCTCCACCACGGCGTCCGGCTCGAGCGCCTGACCATGAAACAGGAAGGCTCGTCCTACCTCCTGGCTTTCTCCTTCGCGGCCTCCGAGGAAAAGGAACAGGACTTCAACCAGGGGCTCCTGGAGCTGGCCGATATCGAAGAGCTGAAGATTGACTGA
- the rdgB gene encoding RdgB/HAM1 family non-canonical purine NTP pyrophosphatase, whose protein sequence is MTERRLLLATGNPGKVREIRRALEGLAIQVVGLRDVLPAPPPVERGRTFAENARAKALYYGRRWSGLVVAEDSGLEVDALEGAPGVRSARFSAPRPSDEKNVRKVLRLLNGLPPAGRKARFVCVMVLALDGRVIREFRGEVGGRIALEPRGESGFGYDPVFYYPPLKKTFAELAPGAKNEISHRGRAVRELRAFLEAKRKALPGDLPDRA, encoded by the coding sequence TTGACTGAGCGGCGCCTGCTCCTGGCGACCGGCAATCCCGGCAAGGTCCGAGAGATCCGGCGGGCCCTCGAGGGCCTGGCTATCCAGGTCGTCGGCCTGCGCGACGTCCTGCCGGCGCCCCCGCCCGTTGAGAGGGGGCGGACCTTCGCCGAGAACGCCCGGGCCAAGGCCCTGTATTACGGCCGGAGGTGGTCCGGCCTGGTCGTGGCCGAGGATTCCGGGCTCGAGGTCGACGCCCTGGAGGGCGCGCCCGGGGTGCGCTCGGCGCGCTTCTCGGCTCCCCGCCCGTCCGACGAGAAGAATGTCCGCAAGGTCCTGCGCCTCCTCAACGGCCTTCCCCCGGCCGGGCGCAAGGCCCGCTTCGTCTGCGTCATGGTCCTGGCCCTGGACGGCCGGGTCATCCGGGAATTCCGCGGCGAGGTCGGGGGCAGGATCGCTCTCGAGCCGCGCGGGGAATCGGGCTTCGGCTACGATCCCGTCTTCTATTACCCGCCGCTCAAGAAGACCTTCGCCGAGCTTGCGCCGGGAGCCAAGAACGAGATCAGCCACCGCGGCCGCGCCGTCCGCGAGCTGCGGGCCTTCCTCGAGGCGAAAAGAAAGGCCCTGCCCGGCGACCTTCCGGACAGGGCCTAG